A genomic region of Porticoccaceae bacterium LTM1 contains the following coding sequences:
- a CDS encoding TonB-dependent receptor: MNLGKAIFKHKALVLSISAALSLAISGGSVFATDGKTLDLDISSQSADSALLKLSKMSGVQIVVPSNLSAGKVLKGISGSYTLESALNALLADSGLKYEFLSEDSVVIKKLEETSIKDEEEFVEEVIVTGTRLKGHNPASPVITLDRQKLEQGGYSSLEDVFRRLPQNLSSITSESVDLGQGEFGAFGGSPVSPVGASSINLRGLGSRATLVLINGRRKATSAQSSGGFTDISSIPLSQVERVEILTDGASAIYGADAVAGVVNIILRKDYKGAVLQARHEKSSSGGDISRLNGAYTFHWDSGFATISADVAENKPADINSFIHVGPSGVGDFSDRGGINARRRGIGQPGVVYEPLFTIDASSPFEAYLASIVPAFYEVGLIPEGQDGTALDEADLLSGMSGDRSVYERFNIGPEAESKSIRLAGEQDLTNGMVFSFDVGLTKQENAENWQPDVFAFNFLTYERLAYIPESNPYNNFNRDVLVGYSFKNEFSQMELSNKQEQDSLQASMGLQGDLPFASGWTFNLDYAYSKEKGQSVYLSDLTGTFGFGDDTAELRVFPVLNQLNVFGDGTDPVIVAHNVELLSSLVEQFINDFDSDVHSFEATVNGDLFSLPAGDVSVVAGLQLRKEEHGNVPGFEGLLAQATERDVKAFFGEMRVPLLTDKAWAEELVMTLAVRHESIDQQGQSRYDNGVSIATPGIDLEELLGVPVGAQYVTQPATTLKRSFSSTDPQVTLSWKPTSDLRFRATWGESFLTPQPSQQFGTSRSMDGALYYALQGGVVPDGVNSIVRLMGPNPDLEPQNAETLTYGFDWTPSILPELELGVTYSRTEFENYIGTPGFGADFGFLSQHIDSLPDVFRVSGDVMVLDTRQINFSGRKSETIDFRASYELDTDFGAWQLAFNAVRNLELSHRVIDESPKIELADSEYGVSRWAGNLSLNWAYGDYSVTAIAHHTSSHKVIDPASARATIYNDFIPNANPRRTSPSYTTVDLQVGYQSPALSGLMSGVKMQLGARNLFKPDFPFVDNSVGYIANRVSSRGRVVYFDITKSFDF; encoded by the coding sequence ATGAATTTAGGTAAAGCCATATTCAAGCACAAAGCATTGGTATTGAGTATATCAGCAGCATTGTCTCTTGCTATTTCTGGTGGGTCTGTTTTTGCTACTGATGGAAAAACACTGGATCTGGATATATCTTCACAAAGCGCGGATTCGGCACTTTTGAAGTTGTCAAAAATGTCTGGTGTCCAGATAGTTGTACCGTCAAATCTATCTGCCGGTAAGGTTCTTAAAGGAATTTCCGGATCCTATACATTAGAGTCTGCATTAAATGCTTTGCTTGCAGATTCAGGATTGAAGTATGAGTTTCTGTCAGAAGATTCCGTTGTCATCAAAAAGCTGGAAGAAACCAGCATCAAAGATGAAGAAGAATTCGTCGAAGAAGTTATAGTCACAGGTACCCGCTTGAAAGGTCACAATCCTGCTTCGCCAGTAATTACACTGGATCGTCAAAAGTTGGAGCAGGGCGGTTACTCTTCATTAGAAGATGTTTTTCGTCGGTTGCCGCAAAACCTCTCCAGTATTACCTCTGAAAGTGTGGATCTGGGTCAGGGGGAGTTTGGCGCATTTGGTGGAAGCCCTGTATCGCCTGTTGGTGCATCCTCAATCAACCTCAGGGGCTTGGGAAGCCGAGCTACTTTAGTGCTGATTAATGGTCGTCGTAAAGCGACATCAGCACAATCGTCAGGTGGTTTTACCGATATTTCATCTATTCCATTGTCACAGGTTGAGCGTGTTGAAATCCTGACAGATGGTGCTTCAGCGATTTATGGTGCTGATGCCGTAGCCGGTGTAGTCAACATTATATTGCGTAAAGACTATAAGGGCGCCGTTTTGCAGGCGCGCCATGAGAAGTCCAGTTCTGGTGGTGATATAAGTCGTTTGAATGGCGCCTACACATTTCATTGGGATAGCGGTTTTGCAACTATCAGTGCAGATGTAGCCGAGAATAAGCCTGCTGATATCAACAGCTTTATTCATGTAGGGCCATCTGGGGTGGGTGATTTCAGTGATCGCGGCGGTATTAATGCGCGTCGTAGGGGCATAGGCCAGCCCGGTGTTGTGTATGAACCACTTTTCACCATTGATGCATCGAGCCCATTTGAAGCTTATCTCGCCAGTATTGTGCCGGCATTTTATGAGGTTGGACTGATCCCTGAAGGGCAGGATGGCACCGCTCTGGATGAAGCAGACCTGTTGTCGGGCATGAGTGGTGATCGCTCTGTATACGAGCGTTTTAATATTGGCCCTGAAGCCGAAAGCAAGTCTATACGATTGGCAGGGGAACAGGATCTCACCAACGGTATGGTGTTTTCTTTTGATGTTGGCCTGACAAAACAGGAAAACGCTGAAAATTGGCAGCCAGATGTGTTTGCGTTCAACTTCTTGACCTATGAGCGCCTTGCCTACATTCCTGAAAGTAACCCATACAATAATTTCAATCGCGATGTTTTGGTTGGATACAGCTTCAAAAATGAATTTTCCCAGATGGAGCTCAGTAATAAACAAGAGCAGGATAGTTTGCAAGCCAGCATGGGTCTCCAAGGTGACTTGCCTTTTGCCAGTGGTTGGACCTTTAACCTTGACTATGCCTACAGTAAGGAAAAAGGACAGTCAGTTTATCTGAGTGATTTAACAGGCACCTTTGGTTTTGGTGATGATACCGCAGAGTTGCGAGTATTCCCGGTATTAAATCAGTTGAATGTATTTGGAGATGGAACTGATCCGGTAATTGTTGCACATAACGTTGAATTGCTTAGTAGTCTCGTAGAACAATTCATCAATGATTTTGATTCTGATGTGCACAGTTTTGAAGCCACAGTAAATGGTGATTTATTCTCACTGCCAGCAGGGGATGTGTCCGTGGTAGCTGGCTTGCAGCTACGTAAAGAAGAGCATGGAAATGTTCCGGGGTTTGAAGGGTTGTTGGCACAGGCTACCGAGCGGGATGTTAAAGCATTTTTTGGTGAAATGCGCGTACCCCTGTTGACTGATAAAGCTTGGGCAGAAGAGCTGGTAATGACATTGGCAGTACGTCATGAAAGTATTGATCAGCAGGGCCAGTCTCGCTATGACAATGGCGTTTCTATAGCAACACCTGGTATTGATCTTGAGGAACTGCTTGGCGTACCGGTTGGTGCACAGTATGTTACACAGCCGGCAACTACCTTGAAGCGCTCATTCAGTAGCACTGACCCGCAGGTAACACTAAGCTGGAAGCCCACTTCTGATTTGCGTTTCCGTGCCACATGGGGTGAGTCCTTCCTTACACCTCAGCCATCACAGCAGTTTGGCACATCACGATCTATGGATGGTGCGCTCTATTATGCGCTGCAAGGTGGTGTTGTGCCGGATGGTGTAAACAGCATTGTAAGGCTGATGGGGCCGAATCCCGATCTTGAACCTCAAAATGCCGAGACATTAACTTACGGATTTGACTGGACACCCTCTATTTTGCCGGAGCTGGAACTGGGTGTGACTTACAGCCGCACAGAGTTTGAAAACTATATCGGTACTCCCGGCTTTGGTGCGGATTTCGGATTCCTGTCGCAGCACATTGATAGTCTTCCCGATGTATTTCGGGTTTCTGGCGACGTGATGGTACTTGATACCCGCCAAATCAACTTCTCAGGGCGCAAATCGGAAACAATCGATTTTCGTGCGAGCTATGAGTTAGACACAGACTTTGGTGCGTGGCAATTGGCATTTAATGCCGTACGAAATCTGGAGTTGAGTCACCGGGTTATTGATGAATCACCAAAAATAGAACTGGCTGACAGTGAGTATGGTGTGAGCCGCTGGGCAGGAAACTTGTCCTTGAACTGGGCTTACGGGGATTATTCCGTAACTGCAATTGCACACCACACTTCAAGTCACAAAGTGATAGATCCGGCTTCAGCCAGAGCTACGATTTATAATGACTTTATTCCAAATGCAAATCCAAGACGAACCAGTCCGTCTTATACAACAGTTGATTTGCAGGTTGGCTATCAGTCACCAGCATTATCTGGATTGATGAGTGGTGTCAAAATGCAACTGGGAGCCAGGAACCTGTTTAAGCCTGATTTCCCGTTTGTTGACAATTCCGTAGGCTATATCGCCAATAGGGTCAGCTCTCGTGGGCGAGTTGTTTATTTTGATATTACAAAGTCATTTGATTTTTAA